One genomic segment of Vulcanisaeta thermophila includes these proteins:
- a CDS encoding 50S ribosomal protein L22, whose product MSRIDWSVKPEGIIKRVKETYGVEVSGDQIAKALGYEYRISWKKAVEVARFIRGFTIKQAEDYLNKVIKGELPVPIRRFTKKQAHHTTPWEGWPVAKWPVKVAKAYLEVLKNLENNATYRGLNVDNVVIVHAAVHKGRKIRNYMPRAFGRSTPWFQDTVSIELVGVELPADNVPKHLKLKPKPY is encoded by the coding sequence ATGTCGAGGATTGATTGGTCCGTTAAGCCTGAGGGCATTATAAAACGGGTTAAGGAGACGTATGGAGTTGAGGTGAGTGGGGATCAGATTGCCAAGGCGTTGGGTTATGAGTATAGGATTAGTTGGAAGAAGGCTGTGGAGGTGGCCAGGTTCATTAGGGGCTTCACCATAAAGCAGGCCGAGGATTACCTGAACAAGGTAATCAAGGGCGAGCTACCTGTACCAATCAGGAGGTTCACGAAGAAGCAGGCACACCACACAACGCCATGGGAGGGGTGGCCCGTGGCCAAGTGGCCCGTTAAGGTCGCCAAGGCCTACCTGGAGGTTCTTAAGAACCTGGAGAATAACGCCACCTACAGGGGCCTTAATGTGGATAATGTGGTTATTGTGCACGCGGCTGTTCATAAGGGCAGGAAGATCAGGAATTACATGCCCAGGGCCTTCGGAAGATCCACACCCTGGTTCCAGGACACAGTATCCATAGAGCTAGTGGGCGTGGAGCTGCCCGCCGACAACGTGCCCAAGCACCTTAAGTTGAAACCAAAACCCTACTGA
- a CDS encoding 50S ribosomal protein L21e encodes MPKRTHGLRYKSRKLLSKGPRERGRPGLSRWLYEYRVGDKVVIDIDPTYVTTAPHRRYQGKVGTIVGRRGRAYEIEVYLGDKKKLIITTPDHIKPLTQ; translated from the coding sequence ATGCCAAAGCGAACCCACGGCCTTAGGTACAAGAGCAGGAAATTACTGAGTAAGGGCCCCAGGGAGAGGGGTAGGCCAGGGCTTTCCAGGTGGCTCTATGAGTACAGGGTTGGTGATAAGGTGGTAATAGACATAGACCCCACATACGTAACCACAGCACCGCACAGGAGGTACCAGGGAAAGGTGGGCACCATAGTGGGCAGGAGGGGCAGGGCTTACGAGATAGAGGTCTACCTTGGTGATAAAAAGAAGCTCATAATAACAACGCCAGACCACATAAAACCCCTAACCCAGTAA
- the rfbC gene encoding dTDP-4-dehydrorhamnose 3,5-epimerase yields MPFREFRRLEIPDVILIEPVVFPDPRGFFAELYKRTDFLAGGVPYDFVQVSLSKSRRGVVRGLHYQLKPYEQGKLVTVIRGRVVDVAVDIRRGSPWFGKYVMVELSAENPRLLWIPPGFAHGFQALEDDTLFLYLQTKEYNPQSERCIAWNDPELGIPWPIKEGVIVSEKDSKCPPLRNAETNFEYPL; encoded by the coding sequence ATGCCCTTTAGGGAGTTTAGGAGGCTTGAGATACCCGACGTAATACTCATAGAACCCGTGGTCTTCCCAGACCCAAGGGGATTCTTCGCAGAGCTTTACAAGAGGACGGACTTCCTAGCCGGCGGCGTCCCCTACGACTTCGTGCAGGTAAGCCTAAGCAAGTCAAGGAGGGGGGTGGTGAGGGGGTTACACTATCAGTTGAAGCCTTACGAGCAGGGTAAGTTGGTAACCGTCATTAGGGGGCGCGTGGTGGATGTGGCCGTCGACATCAGGAGGGGCTCACCATGGTTTGGGAAGTACGTCATGGTGGAACTATCCGCAGAAAACCCACGCCTCCTCTGGATACCCCCTGGATTCGCCCACGGATTCCAGGCACTCGAGGACGACACACTATTCCTCTACCTACAAACCAAGGAGTACAACCCACAGAGCGAGCGATGCATAGCCTGGAACGACCCAGAACTGGGCATCCCCTGGCCCATTAAGGAAGGCGTCATAGTCAGCGAGAAGGACTCCAAATGCCCACCATTGAGGAACGCCGAGACAAACTTCGAATACCCACTTTAA
- a CDS encoding acyl-CoA dehydrogenase family protein — protein sequence MVADKELKFSENSLDIYGFLSNIYGINVYDADKPLQRVLQYFLGKIPSFHDLGVFAGRDLLEITDYVDKVSRPRHIMWDINGNRVDRVWLNPAEKWAIERLVIDFGINKPPYHGGSWHEHYAMGYLVSDPGLYCIITITIQTAYALYKYGNDELRKYVPRLIGDETPINFGATWFTEIQGGSDLGANTTTAKRDGDIWRLYGDKYFASGVGLADIALTSARPEGGKAGAKGLALFAVPRLDSKGNLNFIVRRLKDKSGTNSVPTGEVEFRGSEAYLIGDLNNGIYYIMEDLMVSRLANAVGSVGIARKAYLESYEYANKRRAFGKFLIEHPLVIRDLMDMEITIEGATALVFKAINEFDKSWRNRPPYNERYHYARLLTHIAKNIAADAAAYVTRLAMELHGGIGFLSEYPIERWHREALITPIWEGTSNIQALDMIEVITKKNAHITMLNDLENTMAEIKTYHSIAESAMSIVKNVLETAFTLSPLEIEFRAKDILSSLGYAIAAITLAHIAEKLGIDRYAIIAELYLEKYLQGSYKVGSYDLGKKIIDIEEG from the coding sequence ATGGTGGCAGATAAAGAACTTAAATTTAGCGAGAATAGTTTAGATATATATGGTTTTTTATCGAATATCTATGGCATTAATGTTTATGATGCTGATAAACCGTTACAAAGGGTTTTACAGTATTTTCTTGGTAAAATACCTTCTTTTCACGATCTAGGCGTATTTGCTGGTCGTGATTTGCTTGAAATTACGGATTACGTGGATAAGGTATCAAGACCTAGGCACATTATGTGGGATATTAATGGTAATAGGGTTGATAGGGTTTGGTTAAATCCTGCAGAGAAATGGGCTATTGAGAGATTAGTAATTGATTTTGGTATAAATAAACCTCCATACCATGGTGGTAGCTGGCATGAGCATTACGCAATGGGTTACTTAGTCTCGGACCCAGGTCTTTACTGTATAATTACGATAACTATTCAGACGGCTTACGCACTTTATAAGTATGGCAATGATGAATTAAGAAAGTACGTACCGAGACTTATTGGTGATGAAACCCCTATTAATTTTGGCGCTACGTGGTTTACGGAAATTCAGGGAGGTAGCGATTTGGGTGCTAACACCACAACTGCTAAGAGAGATGGTGACATATGGAGACTCTATGGCGATAAATACTTCGCTAGCGGAGTTGGATTAGCTGATATTGCATTAACTTCAGCAAGACCGGAGGGCGGTAAGGCTGGTGCTAAGGGATTGGCATTGTTCGCTGTTCCTCGTTTGGATTCAAAGGGTAATCTTAATTTCATAGTTAGGAGATTAAAGGATAAGAGCGGTACGAACTCCGTGCCTACCGGTGAAGTTGAGTTTCGCGGTAGTGAAGCTTACTTGATTGGTGACTTAAATAACGGTATTTACTATATAATGGAGGACTTAATGGTATCGAGACTTGCTAATGCTGTTGGGTCTGTTGGTATTGCTAGGAAGGCGTATCTTGAGAGCTATGAGTATGCAAATAAGAGGAGGGCATTTGGTAAGTTTCTTATTGAGCATCCGTTAGTGATTAGGGACCTAATGGATATGGAAATAACAATCGAAGGCGCAACAGCATTAGTCTTTAAAGCAATAAACGAATTCGATAAGTCATGGCGCAATAGACCGCCATATAATGAGCGTTATCATTACGCTAGATTATTAACACACATTGCTAAGAATATCGCAGCCGATGCTGCAGCGTACGTGACAAGGCTTGCTATGGAACTTCACGGAGGCATTGGGTTCCTTAGTGAATACCCTATTGAGAGGTGGCATAGGGAGGCATTGATAACGCCTATTTGGGAGGGTACAAGCAATATACAGGCATTAGACATGATTGAGGTAATTACCAAGAAGAATGCTCACATCACTATGCTTAATGACCTTGAAAATACTATGGCGGAAATTAAGACGTACCACAGCATTGCCGAGTCTGCAATGAGCATTGTAAAAAACGTGCTTGAGACAGCATTTACGTTAAGTCCTTTGGAGATTGAGTTTAGAGCAAAAGACATATTATCATCATTAGGCTACGCAATTGCTGCGATAACCCTGGCACATATTGCGGAGAAATTGGGAATAGATAGATATGCAATAATTGCTGAATTATACCTTGAGAAGTACTTACAGGGCAGCTATAAAGTTGGTTCATACGATTTAGGTAAAAAGATCATAGATATTGAGGAGGGGTGA
- a CDS encoding AMP-binding protein, translating to MEGLGIGFTVHNVIRRAAILCPEVEVVWEGNKYNYGEIYRRVISLANSLLSLGIYKGTVIGLVDWNTLPMFELHYAAAMIGAIVYPVNVRLPPDQIAYTIKVANVEWLFYSNDFKALSTLVSKDKTVGLSSDCNAKYCYNDLISNRTTKEPEIEITGRDYFSILFTSGTTGLPKAVRYTHEKFIHGALAIAYQLSMYNTPASLHQGDVIMPLIPFYHIHSWGSFIHAPYLCSKYVLMGRFTPDKALALIETEKVTWINAVPTMMYMIIETAEKMNKINVLRGLKALVGGMPITSGLAKRMHDLGISFSSIYGGTDMLATSISLTPKSYNSVDELLDYIRLTTHPVPFVEVRIVDPVTGKDVNPGQIGEVWIRAPWLPYEYYKDPDKTRESYVGSWFRTGDVGILLNDGGLRILDRLKDVIKSGGEWIPTSILESIISNIPGVDLVAVIGRPHERWGERPIAVIKLKEGYNLTKEQIYDALNKEVNAGRIPKWWVPDDVIFVKEIPLTSTGKIDKKELKKNILS from the coding sequence ATGGAGGGCTTAGGTATTGGGTTTACAGTACATAATGTCATAAGGAGAGCTGCAATACTATGCCCTGAGGTTGAGGTCGTCTGGGAGGGTAATAAGTATAATTATGGTGAAATATATAGACGAGTTATTTCGTTAGCAAATTCGTTATTATCCTTAGGCATATATAAAGGTACCGTTATAGGTTTAGTCGACTGGAATACATTACCAATGTTTGAGCTGCATTACGCAGCAGCCATGATTGGTGCGATTGTTTATCCTGTAAATGTGAGACTACCTCCAGATCAGATAGCCTACACGATTAAAGTGGCTAATGTTGAGTGGTTATTCTATTCCAACGATTTTAAAGCTTTAAGCACATTAGTCAGCAAGGATAAGACTGTAGGGTTAAGCTCTGACTGCAATGCGAAGTATTGCTATAACGACTTAATTAGCAATAGGACCACTAAGGAACCGGAGATTGAGATCACCGGAAGAGATTACTTCTCAATATTATTCACATCAGGTACAACCGGTCTTCCGAAGGCTGTTAGGTATACGCATGAAAAATTTATTCATGGCGCATTGGCTATAGCGTATCAACTTAGCATGTATAATACTCCAGCCAGTCTTCATCAGGGTGACGTAATAATGCCACTAATACCATTTTACCATATTCATTCATGGGGTAGTTTTATCCATGCTCCATATCTCTGCAGTAAGTACGTATTAATGGGCAGGTTTACGCCTGATAAGGCATTAGCATTAATCGAGACTGAGAAAGTCACGTGGATAAATGCCGTTCCAACGATGATGTACATGATTATCGAGACTGCAGAGAAGATGAATAAAATAAACGTACTACGTGGGTTAAAGGCGTTGGTTGGCGGCATGCCAATAACAAGCGGACTTGCCAAAAGGATGCATGATCTTGGTATAAGCTTCTCATCAATATACGGGGGAACTGATATGTTGGCCACATCAATATCATTAACTCCAAAGAGTTACAACTCAGTGGATGAACTTCTTGATTACATAAGGTTAACGACACATCCCGTACCCTTTGTTGAAGTAAGAATTGTTGACCCAGTCACGGGTAAAGACGTAAACCCAGGTCAAATCGGTGAGGTTTGGATACGAGCTCCGTGGTTGCCTTATGAATATTATAAAGATCCTGATAAGACCAGGGAGAGTTATGTAGGTAGCTGGTTTAGGACAGGTGATGTTGGTATACTACTTAATGACGGTGGATTGAGAATACTCGATAGGCTTAAGGACGTGATCAAGAGCGGTGGTGAGTGGATTCCAACAAGCATTCTCGAGTCGATTATTTCGAATATACCAGGTGTTGACTTAGTGGCTGTGATTGGAAGACCCCATGAGCGGTGGGGTGAGAGACCGATAGCTGTTATAAAGCTTAAGGAGGGCTATAATTTAACCAAAGAGCAAATATATGATGCATTAAATAAGGAAGTTAATGCCGGCAGGATACCTAAGTGGTGGGTACCTGATGATGTGATCTTTGTGAAGGAAATTCCATTAACGAGTACAGGTAAGATTGATAAGAAGGAATTGAAAAAGAATATACTCAGTTGA
- a CDS encoding DUF655 domain-containing protein — MPRREDYAYILDTIPPEQMIIKDPTLIRKGFPRNETYVQAIGETYFTLLELTLKPNVTVDVGERVYIGSGTRDKIDKIVRRITYEELTSEARNNLVSIVSMIVKSQESRFVDFFNKAGPITIKLHSLELLKGIGKKTLWQILEERRKKPFQSFEDIKNRVGIDPEKLIIERILRELQGNEQYRLFVD; from the coding sequence ATGCCCAGGAGGGAGGACTACGCATACATACTGGACACAATACCACCGGAGCAGATGATAATCAAGGACCCAACCCTCATTAGGAAGGGCTTCCCCAGGAATGAGACCTACGTGCAGGCAATTGGCGAGACATACTTCACACTCCTCGAGCTAACTCTCAAGCCCAACGTCACGGTGGACGTGGGGGAGAGGGTCTACATTGGCTCCGGGACCAGGGACAAGATTGATAAGATCGTGAGGAGGATAACATATGAGGAGTTGACAAGCGAGGCAAGAAATAACCTGGTGAGTATAGTTTCCATGATAGTGAAGTCCCAGGAGAGCAGGTTCGTGGACTTCTTCAATAAGGCGGGGCCCATAACCATAAAACTACACAGCCTGGAGCTCCTTAAGGGCATTGGTAAGAAGACCCTGTGGCAAATACTGGAGGAGAGGAGGAAGAAGCCCTTCCAATCCTTCGAGGACATAAAGAATAGGGTTGGTATTGACCCCGAGAAACTGATAATTGAAAGAATACTCAGGGAGTTGCAGGGTAATGAGCAGTACAGGTTATTCGTGGACTAG
- a CDS encoding twitching motility protein PilT yields the protein MSSVYILDTSAILHVRNAYALTQLGTLVTTNYVVNELRDARAQVMPEVLGIMVYEVGGDEIRRVRERYHIPRLLSDADVSLIALALKLRDLDPVVVTDDSLLIAFLRRLNIKYRVVFLRRRRQ from the coding sequence ATGAGCTCAGTGTACATACTTGACACGTCGGCAATCCTACACGTGAGGAATGCCTACGCACTAACCCAGTTGGGTACCCTAGTAACCACTAACTACGTGGTGAATGAGTTACGGGATGCGAGGGCCCAGGTAATGCCCGAGGTATTGGGTATAATGGTTTATGAGGTGGGTGGGGATGAGATTAGGAGGGTTAGGGAGAGGTACCACATACCAAGGCTCCTGAGTGATGCGGACGTTTCACTAATAGCCCTAGCCCTCAAGCTCAGGGATTTGGACCCTGTGGTCGTTACTGACGACTCATTATTAATAGCTTTCCTCAGGAGGTTGAATATAAAGTACAGGGTAGTGTTCCTACGCAGAAGGCGTCAGTAG
- a CDS encoding NAD(+)/NADH kinase, translated as MRILIYVGKFEDMPIAKLLVNRLRESNIEVFGMREEEIKGLNVPKWDESPVDMALVFGGDGTVLKFIHEVDGSGEIPILHVGTGRVNYLSDCSTREVPQIVDRLTKGEYYIEERLTLKAVSGDFTCTALNEVLMKGIDPGHLISVTVIEEGGEEIMRARMDGVIVSTPTGSTAYALAAGGPMVDPRLSVKLIVPLAPFSRALVPIVHPFEVPIKVITSEVSYVICDGVVSQRGAEVRIVPGERKVRFVRTRHYNPYEKLWRRLFTQ; from the coding sequence ATGAGGATACTGATATATGTTGGTAAATTTGAGGACATGCCCATAGCCAAGTTATTGGTTAACCGATTGAGGGAGAGCAACATTGAGGTGTTTGGCATGAGGGAGGAGGAGATTAAGGGGCTTAACGTACCCAAGTGGGACGAGTCCCCAGTGGACATGGCACTAGTCTTTGGCGGCGATGGAACAGTCCTGAAGTTCATACACGAGGTTGATGGTTCAGGGGAGATCCCAATACTCCACGTGGGTACTGGGCGCGTGAATTACCTCAGTGACTGCAGCACCAGGGAGGTACCCCAGATAGTGGATAGATTGACTAAGGGTGAGTACTACATTGAGGAGAGGCTCACGTTAAAGGCCGTGAGCGGGGACTTCACGTGCACAGCACTCAATGAAGTACTGATGAAGGGTATTGACCCAGGTCACTTGATATCGGTGACTGTGATTGAGGAGGGTGGTGAGGAGATAATGAGGGCCAGGATGGATGGGGTCATCGTGTCCACGCCCACGGGCTCCACGGCATACGCACTGGCTGCGGGAGGCCCCATGGTGGATCCCAGGCTCTCGGTTAAGCTCATCGTCCCCCTGGCCCCATTCTCAAGGGCCCTAGTCCCCATTGTGCACCCATTTGAGGTACCCATTAAGGTGATAACCAGCGAGGTCTCCTACGTAATATGCGACGGTGTTGTCTCCCAAAGGGGTGCAGAGGTTCGTATAGTACCTGGTGAGCGTAAGGTTAGGTTTGTGAGGACTAGGCATTATAATCCATATGAGAAGCTTTGGAGGAGGTTATTCACACAATGA
- a CDS encoding RNA polymerase Rpb4 family protein, translated as MVRRIINSEDITMADALRILEEKVVGKAPSESEVLSNTLDYLRKFSKVDAERARKLVEELMKRFGLARLTAIQIVDIMPKTADELRVILGMEKREFKDQDVEAMLELLRGSS; from the coding sequence GTGGTTAGGAGAATTATTAATTCTGAAGACATTACCATGGCGGACGCTCTCAGGATATTGGAGGAGAAGGTGGTGGGCAAGGCACCCAGTGAGAGCGAGGTTTTGAGTAACACCCTCGACTACCTAAGGAAGTTCTCCAAGGTTGATGCCGAGAGGGCTAGGAAGCTCGTGGAGGAGTTAATGAAGAGGTTTGGGTTGGCCAGGTTAACGGCGATTCAGATAGTGGACATAATGCCCAAGACGGCGGATGAACTAAGGGTGATCCTGGGGATGGAGAAGAGGGAGTTTAAGGATCAGGATGTTGAGGCCATGCTCGAACTACTGAGGGGCTCATCCTGA
- a CDS encoding tRNA pseudouridine(55) synthase: MSTWLTGTLEKSLEILRKYPLCDHCLGRLFARLGFGLSNEERGRAIKDYIHMAIHQHILNEGLTQVDIENLRTLALSGHEPSIKLLKALGVQVDAKPCYVCGGLFRNMDTWVDRIVNALKSLDADYKTFRVGTRVPSEILRRELGITSEFNITTAESIKRELNRELGKRVMEAVGKGFSRERPDVEVLLDISTGDVKVTLEPIYILARYRKTTRTRLDTNAITNGLRELFKADDTELHFGIRDSAGVRVLGEGKPLAIRVVNPRRRPNPEDVVKAVNNQGVSITKPLVIGRSELSRFKSEVRNSAVVYRALALTRDPLNQDAINSLINYFRNRQVNQFIRVGRRVKRRVSMVYEINVRLITPNTLELLIRCQANLNVRGLIHGYWGSVEPSISGFLGTETKPLEIDLIHHEYP, translated from the coding sequence GTGAGCACCTGGTTAACGGGGACCCTTGAGAAGTCCCTGGAAATCCTAAGGAAGTACCCACTCTGCGATCACTGTCTCGGCAGGCTCTTCGCCAGGCTGGGCTTTGGGTTGAGCAATGAGGAGAGGGGGAGGGCCATAAAAGACTACATACACATGGCAATACACCAACACATACTCAACGAGGGGTTGACACAGGTCGATATTGAGAACCTAAGGACACTGGCCCTGAGCGGTCACGAACCAAGCATAAAACTCCTAAAGGCCCTGGGTGTCCAGGTGGATGCAAAGCCCTGCTACGTATGCGGCGGGTTGTTCAGGAACATGGATACCTGGGTTGACAGGATAGTCAATGCCCTGAAGAGCTTAGACGCGGATTACAAAACCTTCAGGGTAGGGACTAGGGTACCCAGTGAGATCCTCAGGAGGGAGCTGGGCATAACCTCCGAGTTCAACATAACCACCGCGGAGTCCATCAAGAGGGAGTTGAATAGGGAGTTAGGTAAGAGGGTTATGGAGGCCGTGGGCAAGGGCTTCAGCAGGGAGAGACCTGATGTGGAGGTTCTACTGGACATATCCACGGGCGATGTGAAGGTAACACTCGAACCCATATACATACTGGCCAGGTACAGGAAGACCACGAGGACCAGGCTGGACACCAACGCAATAACCAACGGGTTGAGGGAGCTCTTTAAGGCCGATGACACCGAGCTCCACTTCGGCATTAGGGACTCGGCAGGGGTGAGGGTTCTCGGTGAGGGGAAGCCCCTGGCAATACGCGTGGTAAACCCCAGGAGGAGACCCAACCCAGAGGATGTGGTTAAGGCGGTAAATAACCAAGGTGTAAGCATCACAAAACCCCTGGTAATAGGTAGGTCCGAACTATCCAGGTTCAAGTCCGAGGTGAGGAACTCAGCGGTGGTGTACAGGGCATTAGCCCTCACAAGAGACCCACTGAACCAAGACGCCATTAACTCATTAATCAACTACTTCAGGAATAGGCAGGTGAATCAATTCATTAGGGTGGGCAGGAGGGTTAAGAGGAGGGTTAGCATGGTTTACGAAATAAACGTCAGGTTAATAACTCCAAACACCCTGGAATTACTAATAAGGTGCCAGGCAAACCTAAACGTGAGAGGCCTCATACACGGGTACTGGGGCTCCGTGGAACCCAGCATATCCGGATTCCTAGGCACGGAGACAAAACCCCTAGAAATAGACCTAATACATCACGAATATCCCTAA
- a CDS encoding M20 family metallopeptidase yields MINSLIRKEHVDFAAEVLSRLISIRTEAPPGSHYEEAANYLSELLSGLGLVVKVIRVPDDYVRSNYPQWSGYPRYVVLARTCAGKPIIHFNAHYDVVPGGNGWMLTEPFKPRVVNGRVYGRGASDDKGGVTAVLLMFRFLEELRIDGCAEASFTPDEELGGATGVGYLINNMEVPRYALVAEPTGLDNVWVGSMGVVHLLITCRGIDAHASTPWLGVNAFEDCAIVASEIIRKLKPKVESRRFMNANATVSLGGLVRGGHGYSTVPGYFAFSMDRRLIPTEHVDEAVSEVVEFIDSIKHEVRSKVEVEVVNAVEPGINTQGELAGRLGIIINELLGVKPNVVISRWPVDTRYFQQRGVDAVTYGPGSVSVSHGPDEYVELGDVVRAGLIYALLVKAISEGPGR; encoded by the coding sequence ATGATTAATTCACTCATTCGTAAGGAGCATGTGGACTTCGCTGCCGAGGTCCTATCGAGACTAATATCAATAAGGACCGAGGCTCCCCCTGGGAGTCACTATGAGGAAGCCGCGAACTACCTAAGCGAGTTACTGAGCGGGCTTGGGCTTGTTGTTAAGGTTATCAGAGTGCCCGATGATTATGTCCGCAGCAACTACCCCCAGTGGTCTGGGTATCCACGCTACGTGGTGCTGGCCCGTACATGCGCTGGTAAACCCATCATTCACTTCAACGCGCATTACGACGTGGTTCCCGGAGGTAATGGGTGGATGCTGACTGAGCCCTTCAAGCCCAGGGTTGTTAATGGTAGGGTTTATGGCAGGGGTGCCAGTGATGATAAGGGTGGGGTTACGGCCGTGCTGCTGATGTTTAGGTTCCTTGAGGAATTGAGGATAGACGGGTGTGCGGAGGCCTCCTTCACACCAGATGAGGAGTTGGGTGGGGCCACGGGTGTTGGTTACTTAATCAATAACATGGAGGTCCCCAGGTACGCCCTGGTTGCGGAGCCCACTGGGCTTGATAATGTGTGGGTTGGGAGTATGGGCGTGGTGCATCTCCTAATTACCTGTAGGGGTATTGATGCCCACGCATCAACACCCTGGCTTGGCGTGAATGCCTTCGAGGACTGTGCGATTGTGGCTAGTGAGATCATTAGGAAATTGAAGCCTAAGGTTGAGAGCAGGAGATTCATGAACGCGAACGCCACGGTATCACTAGGTGGGCTTGTGCGGGGTGGTCATGGTTACAGCACCGTGCCTGGCTACTTTGCCTTCTCCATGGATAGGAGGTTAATACCCACAGAGCATGTTGATGAAGCGGTGAGTGAGGTGGTGGAGTTCATAGATAGTATTAAGCATGAGGTTAGGTCTAAGGTTGAGGTTGAGGTTGTAAATGCAGTAGAGCCCGGCATTAACACGCAGGGTGAGTTGGCGGGTAGGTTAGGCATTATCATTAATGAATTATTGGGCGTGAAGCCCAATGTGGTGATTTCAAGGTGGCCCGTGGACACTAGGTACTTCCAGCAGAGGGGTGTGGATGCGGTTACGTACGGCCCAGGTAGTGTATCGGTGTCCCATGGTCCTGATGAGTATGTGGAGCTGGGCGATGTCGTGAGGGCAGGGCTTATTTATGCGTTGCTTGTTAAGGCAATTTCCGAAGGTCCTGGGAGGTAA
- a CDS encoding glycosyltransferase family 4 protein, with the protein MIINMIVSRDRISGGIRTGIRLRLEHPPPGVTYRVIEDPIRLRPSSEDFYITRDTTIKWVLKAIVEPTYSIRLNKPIHAFFLNLYIPHSPWVQEMDQPLFNLFEKYLNKPRNSALYRLALRTFRYLFNRDDVIMITWTRWSRDGLEEEGFRDVRVVPPPMVTRQRRFDDKITVGFIGVEYTRKGGDIAESVMSKLPRYVRKVYVGRSPRRIEGIEYHEPMSRDELLKLMAEFDVLLFPTRGDAFGFTALEAMSYGIPVVASNVDPIPEIIGDAGIVCDVNDVKCFLDNTRELIDSPEYAMELGARAKALIVQRHSPSTVGAQLLNVYRELVQD; encoded by the coding sequence ATGATTATTAACATGATAGTGAGTAGGGATAGGATTAGTGGGGGCATTAGGACTGGGATAAGGCTTAGGCTTGAGCACCCACCGCCCGGTGTTACCTACAGGGTTATTGAGGACCCCATTAGGCTACGTCCATCTAGTGAGGACTTCTACATAACCAGGGACACAACTATTAAGTGGGTCCTTAAGGCCATTGTGGAGCCCACGTACTCCATAAGGCTGAACAAGCCAATACATGCGTTCTTCCTAAACCTCTACATACCACATTCACCGTGGGTTCAGGAAATGGATCAACCATTATTTAATCTATTCGAAAAGTACCTTAATAAGCCGAGGAACTCCGCACTTTATAGGTTGGCCCTGAGAACCTTTAGGTACCTATTCAATAGGGATGATGTGATCATGATCACATGGACCAGGTGGAGCAGGGATGGGCTTGAGGAGGAGGGGTTTAGGGACGTTAGGGTGGTTCCTCCACCCATGGTGACCAGACAGAGGAGGTTTGATGATAAGATCACCGTGGGGTTCATCGGCGTGGAGTACACAAGGAAGGGTGGGGACATCGCGGAGAGCGTTATGTCCAAGCTCCCAAGGTACGTTAGGAAGGTCTATGTGGGTAGGAGCCCCAGGAGGATTGAGGGTATTGAGTACCACGAGCCCATGAGTAGGGATGAGCTTCTAAAGTTAATGGCTGAGTTCGATGTGTTATTATTCCCCACGAGGGGTGATGCATTTGGTTTCACGGCGCTTGAGGCGATGAGTTATGGGATACCCGTGGTGGCGTCCAATGTGGATCCCATACCCGAGATAATTGGGGATGCTGGTATTGTGTGTGATGTTAATGATGTTAAGTGCTTCCTCGATAACACCAGGGAGCTCATTGACTCACCTGAGTACGCAATGGAGCTGGGGGCCAGGGCTAAGGCGTTGATTGTGCAGAGGCACTCACCAAGCACCGTGGGTGCCCAACTACTTAATGTGTACAGGGAGTTGGTCCAGGACTAA
- a CDS encoding translation initiation factor IF-5A produces MSTKPAEAGELKEGSYVMIDGEPCKVVEVEKSKTGKHGSAKVRIVGVGVFDNVKRTLIVPADAQVEIPIIQKFVAQVVAKVGESWQLMDLRDYSTFEVPSSQVEEDLRQKLEPGQEVEVWDIVGRRKIVRIR; encoded by the coding sequence ATGAGTACAAAACCTGCGGAGGCGGGTGAACTAAAGGAGGGGAGCTATGTGATGATTGATGGTGAGCCATGCAAGGTGGTGGAGGTTGAGAAGAGCAAGACTGGTAAGCATGGCTCAGCCAAGGTGAGGATCGTGGGTGTTGGTGTTTTTGATAACGTTAAGAGGACCCTCATAGTGCCTGCCGACGCCCAGGTGGAGATCCCCATTATTCAGAAGTTCGTGGCCCAGGTGGTGGCTAAGGTGGGTGAATCCTGGCAGTTGATGGACCTGAGGGATTACTCAACGTTCGAGGTACCCTCATCACAGGTTGAGGAGGATCTTAGGCAGAAGCTTGAGCCTGGGCAGGAGGTTGAGGTTTGGGATATTGTGGGGCGGCGTAAGATAGTGAGGATTAGGTGA